In Pyrus communis chromosome 8, drPyrComm1.1, whole genome shotgun sequence, one genomic interval encodes:
- the LOC137743841 gene encoding IRK-interacting protein-like, with amino-acid sequence MASFTTNSNNFQPQGNNSHVKNDVSRQEIQAAIAKAVELRALHAALVQGSSPANLRFPSSSPASRPASQLSAQDYPVFTPSYADEPLPGFQQIPTMNRTLSESWDEYSGLEGNGDETVASNYKENSSSRKGFPSDFANLESHACPAEDHKSVTSSSYANNITVLQTSPANEYFRSRRRNSLGDFNSVSSCNRCKPATITSDSEIGMRNCRNSNIVVPLTESHSSVQSQPKSRGVISWLFPKLRKKHKNESSPNRTESEEVSQVYRELGIMSIETLRKELIEANEHRDAALMEVSGMRSSLGELKQKMDYLETYCEELKRALRQATHTKIQIPEKLGNFPKSGKSNDGNAENLMPVSEEVMVEGFLQIVSESRLSVRQFCKILVAQIEVTDNTLVDNLNMLLEPFKLSLSSKYSKTVLYHLEAIINQSLYQDFENCMFQKNGSPKILDPHQARQAQFSSFVALRNLSWNEVLRKGTKYYCEEFSKFCDQKMSCIITTLNWTRPWPEQVLQAFFVATKCIWLLHLLAFSFNPPLGILRVEENRSFDPHYMEDMFMDRQRSHGPSRVKIMVMPGFYVQDRVLRCKVLCRYKSAGSVN; translated from the exons ATGGCTTCTTTTACTACAAATAGTAACAATTTTCAACCCCAAGGGAATAATTCCCATGTCAAAAATGATGTCAGCAGGCAGGAAATCCAAGCCGCCATTGCCAAAGCAGTGGAGCTGAGAGCTCTCCATGCTGCTCTGGTTCAAGGAAGCAGCCCTGCAAATCTCaggtttccttcttcttccccggCCTCCCGCCCTGCCTCTCAGTTATCTGCCCAAGACTACCCTGTTTTCACTCCG AGTTACGCAGATGAACCATTGCCTGGATTTCAACAAATTCCGACGATGAATCGAACGCTATCCGAGAGTTGGGACGAGTACAGTGGGCTAGAAGGAAATGGGGATGAAACAGTTGCATCAAATTACAAGGAAAACTCATCTTCAAGAAAAGGGTTCCCTTCCGATTTCGCCAACTTAGAGTCCCATGCTTGTCCAGCTGAGGATCACAAATCTGTTACAAGCTCTTCATATGCAAACAACATCACTGTGCTTCAAACATCACCCGCCAATGAATACTTCAGGTCGAGAAGGCGAAATAGTTTGGGGGATTTCAACTCGGTTTCATCATGTAATCGATGCAAGCCAGCGACCATAACAAGCGATTCGGAGATTGGGATGAGGAACTGCAGGAATTCTAACATTGTTGTGCCGTTGACAGAATCACATTCGTCTGTTCAATCGCAGCCAAAAAGCCGGGGAGTGATTTCGTGGTTGTTTCCGAAGTTAAGGAAGAAGCACAAGAACGAAAGCTCTCCAAACCGAACAGAATCAGAGGAAGTTTCTCAGGTTTATAGGGAATTGGGGATAATGTCGATTGAGACGTTGAGGAAAGAGCTCATAGAAGCGAATGAGCATAGAGACGCCGCGTTAATGGAGGTTTCGGGGATGAGATCTTCGCTCGGGGAGCTGAAACAGAAGATGGACTACTTGGAAACTTACTGTGAAGAGCTGAAGAGAGCTTTGAGACAAGCAACACATACCAAGATCCAAATCCCTGAAAAGCTTGGGAACTTTCCGAAGAGTGGCAAATCCAACGACGGGAACGCAGAAAACCTAATGCCGGTCAGCGAGGAAGTAATGGTGGAAGGTTTCTTACAGATAGTATCGGAATCACGACTGTCTGTAAGACAGTTCTGCAAGATCCTTGTAGCGCAGATCGAGGTAACGGATAACACCCTGGTGGACAATTTGAACATGCTTCTCGAGCCGTTCAAATTGTCATTGAGTTCTAAGTACTCCAAGACAGTGTTGTACCATTTGGAAGCCATCATCAACCAGTCACTCTACCAAGACTTCGAGAACTGTATGTTTCAGAAAAATGGCTCGCCAAAGATTTTAGACCCTCACCAAGCACGCCAAGCGCAGTTCTCTTCCTTCGTTGCCCTCAGAAACTTGAGCTGGAATGAAGTATTAAGAAAGGGAACGAAGTATTACTGCGAAGAATTCAGTAAGTTTTGTGATCAGAAGATGAGTTGCATCATTAcaacactaaattggacaagGCCGTGGCCGGAGCAGGTTCTTCAAGCATTCTTTGTTGCTACCAAGTGCATATGGTTGCTTCATTTGCTTGCATTTTCGTTCAATCCGCCTCTCGGAATTCTGAGGGTGGAGGAGAATAGGAGCTTTGATCCACACTACATGGAAGACATGTTCATGGACAGGCAGAGATCGCACGGTCCGAGCCGGGTTAAGATTATGGTAATGCCGGGGTTTTATGTTCAGGATAGGGTTTTAAGGTGTAAGGTTCTTTGCAGATACAAGTCTGCAGGTTCAGTAAATTGA
- the LOC137742411 gene encoding histone H3.2 has product MARTKQTARKSTGGKAPRKQLATKAARKSAPATGGVKKPHRFRPGTVALREIRKYQKSTELLIRKLPFQRLVREIAQDFKTDLRFQSSAVAALQEAAEAYLVGLFEDTNLCAIHAKRVTIMPKDIQLARRIRGERA; this is encoded by the coding sequence ATGGCTCGTACCAAGCAGACTGCTCGCAAGTCCACCGGAGGCAAGGCCCCACGGAAGCAGCTGGCCACCAAGGCTGCCCGGAAGTCGGCTCCGGCGACCGGAGGAGTGAAGAAGCCCCACCGCTTTAGGCCCGGGACCGTGGCGCTGAGGGAGATCAGGAAGTACCAGAAGAGCACTGAGCTTCTGATCCGCAAGCTTCCGTTCCAGAGGCTGGTGAGGGAGATCGCCCAGGACTTCAAGACCGATCTGAGGTTCCAGAGCAGTGCTGTCGCGGCGCTTCAGGAGGCGGCGGAGGCGTACTTGGTGGGTCTGTTCGAGGACACCAACCTCTGCGCCATTCATGCTAAGAGGGTCACGATCATGCCCAAGGACATCCAGCTCGCTCGTAGGATCAGAGGCGAGAGGGcttaa
- the LOC137742136 gene encoding G-type lectin S-receptor-like serine/threonine-protein kinase LECRK4 yields the protein MAVALSVEMLLFSSLFLLPISVFSQNNGRVAVGSSRTASTGASSSWLSPNGDFAFGFSPLGNNDLFLLSIWYAKIPETVVWHAYEDNNPVVAPGGSILNLTANGGLVLNNPQGGEIWKSGTTSGTVAIGVMNDTGNFVLQDENSGSLWETFSNPTDTVLPGQTIQRNGKLSSRQSKTNYTRGRFQLRLQDDGNLVLNTVNLPTDFANNPYFDTETTAGTVEGSEGRQLVFNSSGYMFVLRENGGRFTLTGPQGVSARDNYIRATLDFDGIFTLYSHPKNFTGNASWSNPLWYTPDDICQTLLEDMGVGVCGYNSVCKLKPYIRPTCECPEGFSFLDPNDIYRGCKPDFIQGCEEDELQGPRKDLYDVKVLTNTDWPTSDYVQLKPFTADKCNESCFQDCLCAVAVFRSETCWKKKLPLSNGRVDGGLNSQTFIKVRKDNASLQPPPKPIPDDKEKSRNAVIRVESALLGTSIFVNFVLSSAICLGIFFIFRKKPVRSSTDIVLDSNLRSFSYEELREATNGFNEELGKGAFGVVFKGVMQIGSGVEVAVKKLNYVMQDVEKEFKTELKVIGQTHHKNLVRLFGYCDEGQQRLLVYEFLRNGTLASFLFSDIKPSWRQRIEIAYGVAQGLLYLHEECGTQIIHCDIKPQNILLDDYYTARISDFGLAKRLLMNQSQTHTAIRGTKGYVAPEWFRNLPITTKVDVYSFGVVLLEIICCRRSVDMEGNCEERAILTYWVYDCYVEGGLDAVVDCEVEALGDRTTLEKFVMVAIWCIQEDPSLRPTMKKVVQMLEGVVEVPVPPCPSPYTR from the coding sequence ATGGCAGTGGCTCTTTCTGTGGAGATGCTTTTGTTCTCCTCACTGTTTTTGCTACCAATTTCTGTGTTTTCCCAAAATAATGGAAGAGTGGCAGTTGGGAGTTCTCGAACTGCAAGTACAGGTGCCTCCTCATCATGGCTTTCTCCAAATGGTGATTTCGCGTTTGGATTTTCTCCCCTCGGAAACAATGATCTTTTCTTGCTTTCGATATGGTATGCGAAAATCCCAGAAACCGTAGTTTGGCATGCATATGAGGATAACAACCCCGTGGTTGCACCTGGGGGATCAATTTTGAACTTGACTGCCAACGGTGGACTAGTTCTCAACAATCCTCAGGGTGGAGAGATATGGAAATCCGGAACAACCTCCGGGACTGTTGCGATCGGGGTCATGAATGACACCGGAAACTTTGTCCTTCAAGACGAAAATTCGGGGAGCTTGTGGGAGACCTTCAGCAATCCTACAGACACCGTTTTGCCTGGACAGACAATTCAGAGAAATGGGAAGCTTTCGTCTAGACAATCGAAGACTAACTACACAAGAGGGCGGTTCCAGCTGCGCTTGCAAGATGATGGAAACCTCGTGCTCAACACCGTCAACTTGCCAACAGATTTTGCCAACAACCCTTACTTCGACACGGAGACCACCGCAGGGACTGTGGAAGGTAGTGAAGGTAGACAATTGGTGTTCAACAGCTCAGGGTACATGTTTGTTCTGAGAGAAAATGGTGGAAGATTCACTCTTACAGGGCCACAGGGAGTCTCGGCGAGGGACAACTACATAAGGGCAACTCTTGATTTTGATGGGATTTTCACTTTATATTCTCACCCGAAAAATTTCACTGGAAATGCAAGCTGGAGTAATCCTCTGTGGTATACGCCGGATGACATTTGCCAAACACTTCTTGAAGACATGGGCGTTGGTGTTTGCGGATATAACAGTGTCTGTAAGCTCAAACCATATATTAGGCCAACCTGCGAATGCCCGGAagggttttcttttcttgatccGAATGATATATACCGAGGATGCAAACCCGATTTTATACAAGGCTGTGAAGAAGATGAGCTGCAAGGTCCCAGAAAAGATTTGTATGATGTCAAAGTGCTGACAAATACTGATTGGCCAACCTCAGATTATGTGCAGCTAAAGCCTTTTACCGCGGACAAGTGCAACGAGTCTTGCTTTCAAGACTGTTTGTGCGCTGTTGCTGTTTTCCGGTCTGAAACCTGCTGGAAAAAGAAGTTACCTCTCTCGAACGGGAGAGTGGATGGCGGTCTTAATTCACAGACCTTCATAAAAGTCCGAAAAGATAATGCCAGTCTGCAGCCTCCTCCAAAGCCAATTCCAGATGATAAAGAGAAGAGCCGGAACGCTGTGATACGCGTAGAATCAGCACTATTAGGTACCTCtatctttgttaattttgtctTAAGTTCTGCTATCTGTCTcggtattttcttcattttccggAAGAAACCTGTAAGATCTAGTACCGATATTGTTTTGGACTCGAATTTGCGCTCTTTTAGCTATGAAGAGCTACGAGAAGCTACAAATGGGTTCAATGAAGAATTAGGAAAGGGTGCTTTTGGAGTGGTTTTCAAAGGGGTGATGCAAATTGGTTCTGGTGTTGAAGTGGCGGTGAAGAAGCTAAACTATGTTATGCAAGATGTCGAGAAGGAGTTTAAAACAGAACTGAAAGTAATTGGTCAGACGCATCACAAGAATCTGGTTCGTCTTTTTGGATATTGTGACGAGGGGCAACAGAGATTACTAGTTTATGAGTTCTTGAGAAATGGCACATTGGCAAGCTTTCTTTTTTCTGATATTAAACCAAGTTGGAGACAGCGAATTGAAATCGCTTATGGCGTTGCGCAGGGGCTTTTGTACTTGCATGAAGAGTGCGGCACGCAGATTATCCATTGTGACATAAAGCCGCAGAACATACTTCTCGATGATTATTACACTGCTCGGATCTCTGATTTTGGTTTGGCAAAACGTTTGCTGATgaatcagagccagactcataCCGCCATCCGAGGAACAAAAGGTTATGTTGCACCTGAGTGGTTCAGGAACTTGCCAATCACTACCAAAGTTGATGTGTACAGCTTTGGTGTTGTGCTGCTGGAAATCATTTGTTGTAGGAGAAGCGTTGACATGGAAGGTAACTGTGAAGAGAGAGCAATTTTAACGTACTGGGTTTATGATTGCTACGTTGAAGGAGGACTAGATGCTGTTGTAGATTGTGAAGTTGAGGCCTTGGGTGATCGAACGACACTGGAAAAGTTTGTGATGGTTGCGATTTGGTGTATTCAGGAAGATCCATCTCTTAGGCCTACTATGAAGAAGGTTGTGCAGATGCTTGAAGGAGTTGTCGAAGTGCCTGTTCCACCATGTCCATCCCCATATACCAGATAA